Genomic segment of Hydra vulgaris chromosome 08, alternate assembly HydraT2T_AEP:
aaaaaaacattttgtaaaaacggAACAGAAAATGGACGCAGATGTCGACGGTACTTCATGATCCAATATAGCGGACTATGCGAGTCATTATATTAGactattattaatttgtattcCAACAAAAGAAAACGAATAAAAAAGAGTGGGATATTGGCAAACAGCTAAGGAGGAAAGCAAATTAAAGACACCAGTTATACGAAGTTGATAATATTTATAGCTTATCATTTAGTCTAACTATTGAATCAGAGCTAGATTTTGATCCATTTTATCGGCTGTATATGGATGTTTACGGACAGACactatcaaatatttataatatatttgtttagatTGTTAGCTAATAGTGCTTAATAatgaatttaatataaagtttacttagctgtttaccaaataaataacatttttatattatgttgatatcttttatttaattcattaaccatttttttttaattttagatggtttaaaaatagttattcgTAGATCAAAACCAAATATAACTTTaccgcaaaaaaaatttttatttcacagtaaaaaaatagttcttttaaaGGCAAAAAAGTTTGGAGATCTTAATCAATTTGTatgagttctttaaaaatagatagTTTACAAATGCTTCTTAAACTAAAGTTCAAAAGCTTGATTgtagtttttcatttatactGTTGTATAATTGCAAATAAAGAACTTGAATTTGATGCTTAAAAAGgttatacaaaaatgtttgctaTTAGATTTAACGTTGGATTCCTAAAATATGGAATCAAACTGaatttaacttgcattttatctaaatattaatacgctaatgaatagtgcgcatagttacgcctAATGTTCGTGTTGTTAATGACGGTTCTAAATTCTGTAAAATACAccatttcttagttttttagtAAGTATATAGTGTATAGTAGTTTACTTATAGTTTATATTAGTAACATAgttatattagtttatttatagtttatattagttTATGTAGTATATagtagtttatttataatttatattagttcaagtttatttatcgtttatattagtaagtttatttatagattatagATTAGGATTAAtgagaaaacaaatttttttttagacaggCTAGCTGACAGCGACTTAAGTAAGTTTAatcatttagattttatttgagTACAAATGTAGCATTAgcaattttattgtatataattttatctcaatttttatttttagacagACAGGTAGAACTCAGTAAGAACTTAGATTTTgtagatttaaaaacttcttttgaatattcttttaaagcattgaatatgttttaaatattttaataaattttgtcatTTAGGTGTGGTAGCATCATCAGTTGGTgcaaatagtaattttttttattttattttaaaaagaatcaataaatattgtttatttagaCATAATCATCAGGATAAAATAGATAAGATagataaaatagcttttttatttaatatttttttatttaattataacttcAGTTGCACCAGCCACAACAGGTAACTTCGTACTCTTAATATACTTGAATTACATTTGTTACTTAACTTTTCAagcaataaatattgtttatttcaacATTATCGTCaagattatataaataaactttttatttgataatttattttagttgctTCTGattcaactttaaataatgGTAACTCattaattcatattttattatagataaatgtagataaaaaatgtaagttgGAAATTTTTGTAGATTTAAAAGCAGTAAGCTTTTTTCTAAAGGTTCTTTCTATTTTTGGATTAAATCCACTATCACTACATTTGttctatgtttatataatgtactttaataatttttgtcatttaaaaaaatatatctatgtTAAATTACACCAGGTTGTAGAAAATAGTTATAGTTTAACGATAAGAGCAGATTATAGATCTTTGATCTAATTAATCTATTTAATAACCTACTACCAAAGGGAAAATTTACTATcagttgtttgtttgtttttctgtttagtTGACAACAATGAAGAGAGAGGtagtatttttaaaaggatttttatttttttataaagtagctaaaatgttttttaaaatattgttgttgacttaaaagtaaaacagtaggtttttataattttatacaataagCCCAAGAACTTAGgcaatacttaaaattatattgtcAATAATAgagaagaaatttaaaattctcaGTAAGACAGcttcttattattttacatcaagttagtttaattaaaattttttttcttatttatttttatattagtttagtgaatttatttttaaaaagttaagtagATATTTTAACGTCAATACATTTAAGTGGTTTTATTGTTTAGACACAGAATTGAAGACTGAAATAAGTCAGTGTTTTTGCTATTAGATAATTGTTAataggaatttgtttatttgtactgtaactggaattttaaaacttcaagtACTTaagctttattttcttttttcttttaggagagttggaaaaaaaactaagtataaattatgTGATTAACGGGTGACAACTAAAAAACGAGACTAGATTTAAAGACACATATCTCTTTGAAGaagtaagagaaaacaaaaaggaaaaatgttctagaaagtatatttattctagtttttaaatatataatcagtTGTTCTCAACTAAACCATTTCTTCTGACTTTATCAACTAGGCCTGGTATAGACTGAGCTAGGTTCCGTATGAgctcaatatcaattttattaaggCAATACTTGATTCTAGAAcgtaattttttaagattttttgcaTGCCAGTTATTCTTGTTGACAAAGCCTTTCAAAATACTCCAAAAATTTTCGATAGGACGACATTCTGGCAAGTTTGCAGGGTTATCCGCTTTCTCAACATAATGCACGTTTTCTTTGTTTAGGTACATGATTACTGTTTTTGCATAGTGAGATAATGCTAAATCTGGCCAGAATACATATGCACCATCTGAATGATACTTATTGATGAATGGAATAAGTCTCTTCTTAatacatttgtttaaatagattttttgatttacagcCAGTCCACTTAGTACAAAATAAGGTTGAGAAATTCCATTTTCAGAAAAAGCAATCCATAGAAGTAAtttcttttgaaacttttgttttgtttggtatttaACTGTAGATGGAGTAGATTTTACATCActagtataaaatatatcatttccATTGATACTGGAGTGATTTAACCTGAAATAAGACTCATCGTCAATGATTGGTTTACGATTTTTGAATTTCTGACACAATCGACTGCATTTAGTTCTAGCTGGTGCTTTTTGCTGGTCAGAGCGTTTTGgaatcatcattttttttcttgatttaatatttgttcttttttttaatgttttactgtGTTGCGAAGTACAGTTGAACTTTTTAGCTGCCTGTCGTTGAGAAACTCTGTCTTTATGGTCAAACATGAGTTTGAGCCTTTCAATGTTTGTCCTGgtcatttttttagcttttactcCACTTCCTTAAACTCTTTGGTGCCCAGATTCACTTTCAGCACATTTAATTATCTTGTAGATAGTACTTTTAGGTATATTCTCAACTTTAAAGTGGTCATAAGTGAACTTTTTACcagtatttttgtaatttaaataaaattcatacgCACGTTTTCTAATCTCTtcttgttttgaatttatttttttattcatttttctataaaaaataaaaacacataaaatatttaaaaactggaATAAAAATACCTTCTAAAACagttttcctatttttaaaatcttattcctttaaggtggtacacccccattctaaaaaatttccttaaaataatcaaatacaaaattaaaactacaatacacaagttaaaacaattatgctgatttttttttaaaataagaaatctcGATTGCCCAACTTTTGCCTCACTTGTTCCATACAAATTGCCAAAATATGGGtgtaatttaaaacaagatatctCTAGTTCTATATATCTTTTAACTCTGAAATTTTCACACTATGTTTCTAAAAGGTACGAAGAGGTTATGAACCAAAATCATGCATTAAAGatgcataaaacattttaaaaataattttctatatatttaagaaaatttttaacaaaaaaagcaagaaaaaaagattttaaacatacTTATACATCATATTTATTTGTAGTTTTGGTTCATTACCTAAgtcaatttataacaaaaacaccctgaaaatttcaagtcagcATATGGTCCCAAACTGAAAATATTGCGTTTTAAAATTTAGGTATTTGgtaaaaatgacattttgagaaaaacacaaaaaacaaaataaaagttcgtTATATTAGGAAAAGAAGCAGGAGCCCAATTAAAAACCTCCACAATTATATTGTGGGTCCTTTTCCAGTTCTTTTTCAATATCTATGTAACCTTTTTTGATGGCTCTAAGCTGCTTTCTCCTTATTTTACCTTTAGCACTTgatttgtgatttatttttttaattcggtTGCAGTCCAATTTACGAAGTCCTTCCTGCATAAATATACTTGGTTCGATACCTCCAGCACtaattactttttcaactgCTGTGCTTCCATCATTAAATGCTATAATAGCTGAGTTCATACTAATCTCAAGaacttttttctcaataaaaaaatccttaGGACATCTCTTCCATATTAAGGCATTCAgactttcattgttattttgagtttgtCCGTGCaaacattttgataataatgTTTCATTTGTCAAATCTGTAAATATAGGCATAAGTACTCCTTTAATTGCTAATGGTAGgcttaatttagttttgtatgTTGTTTCACCTGTTACTTTACTATTCTGCCACAAACACCAACTAGTTCTAGTTCATGGGCAAAATTTGTGTCTCTCTGACTCTTCACTTATGTCACTGTTGTGAAATAAAACAGCCCAAGCACCTTTTTTCATTGCATATAGGTTATTCACATTTTGACGGCTAGCCataccaaaataattttgaagtgtATTTATGGCTTTATCTGTCAGTCGACCTTTTCcatctattttttttccatCTGAAAGAAACTGACCTTTAAGTGTCACTCTAAGGTTACGCGCACGATATCTAAGTCTCTTTTGGTGATGTCCAACACAATGAAGtctgttttatttcaaaacctgGATATGGATTACTTGCAACAACATCATTATATGCTGAGCTGTCACCGTCTCCAATATATCCTTCATATCTCAAACCATGCTTTTCAATTGATCGTTGAAAAATTGAAACAGCACCAGAAGCTTCCATGGATCCTGATGATTTATTGTGGTTAGCTTCACAAACAtgatttattttctaattttgataACCTggtgttgacttttttttgttccaatAACTACAAGCTTTGCAGAACTTAGTTAACAAAATTGAATCAAGACATTTTCCATTCTCTCTTGATATTGCAGTGACAATACCATTCAAAGACTGATGGCCTCTCTTTTGCCAGGTACCATCAACAGAAACATCATTAACATTGCTTGATTTAGAAATTATATCTTTTGTTTTATTGGCTGCGCTTGACAAACTTGCAGAAGCaacttcattataaataatgaagttGCTTCTGCATAACAAATTGTTATTCATTGCACTAGATTTTTTAGTAGAAAACTGAGACATGTGCCATCCTTTGCTAAATTGGCAACAAAGACActgtaaagttaaataaaaacaaaaaccgtTCTtgctttttaaatcattttctaaaCAAACTTCATTTCCACATTCGGGGCATTTAAATTCACTAaccattagttttaaaataataaagtttataatgatgttgtaatttttttgacttcCAGATATTTCAgtgtttactatttttctgGAGCTTGCTGATAAACTTGGATCAGAAATTAATG
This window contains:
- the LOC136083136 gene encoding uncharacterized protein LOC136083136, which produces MTRTNIERLKLMFDHKDRVSQRQAAKKFNCTSQHSKTLKKRTNIKSRKKMMIPKRSDQQKAPARTKCSRLCQKFKNRKPIIDDESYFRLNHSSINGNDIFYTSDVKSTPSTVKYQTKQKFQKKLLLWIAFSENGISQPYFVLSGLAVNQKIYLNKCIKKRLIPFINKYHSDGAYVFWPDLALSHYAKTVIMYLNKENVHYVEKADNPANLPECRPIENFWSILKGFVNKNNWHAKNLKKLRSRIKYCLNKIDIELIRNLAQSIPGLVDKVRRNGLVENN